The Bacteroidota bacterium genome includes a window with the following:
- the trxA gene encoding thioredoxin, producing MTTHLTKDTFLKKVFNYEQNQEWKFEGDKPCLIDFYADWCGPCKMVAPVLEELSDEYKGQVDIYKIDTEAEQELAAAFGIRSIPSLLFVPMNGQPRMAQGALPKPALIDIIDKILIKEEEVN from the coding sequence ATGACAACTCACTTAACAAAAGATACCTTCCTGAAAAAGGTTTTCAATTATGAGCAAAATCAGGAATGGAAGTTTGAAGGCGACAAGCCTTGTTTGATAGATTTTTACGCTGACTGGTGCGGTCCCTGCAAAATGGTAGCCCCTGTTCTCGAAGAACTCTCTGATGAATACAAAGGTCAGGTGGATATCTACAAAATCGATACCGAAGCCGAACAGGAACTTGCAGCAGCCTTTGGAATCAGAAGCATCCCGTCACTTCTTTTTGTCCCTATGAACGGACAACCGAGAATGGCGCAGGGTGCACTTCCAAAACCTGCACTCATCGACATAATTGACAAGATTCTAATTAAAGAAGAAGAAGTTAATTAG